From a single Arachis hypogaea cultivar Tifrunner chromosome 3, arahy.Tifrunner.gnm2.J5K5, whole genome shotgun sequence genomic region:
- the LOC112734767 gene encoding protein TIFY 5A, whose protein sequence is MRRNCNLELRLFPSPASDHRSMEEEESRSSPLQGQQTPQSHPLTIFYDGKISVCDVTQSQARSILMLARKELEERVRTPTSTGSSVEPCSPALLQSSSQQQQYYNNNLHSPGSSLSMKRSLQRFLQKRKNRLQEASPYHH, encoded by the exons ATGAGGAGGAACTGCAACTTAGAACTACGGCTTTTCCCTTCTCCTGCCTCCGACCACCGCtccatggaagaagaagaaagtaggaGTAGCCCGTTACAAGGACAGCAGACACCGCAATCACACCCACTCACCATATTCTACGATGGCAAGATTTCCGTTTGTGACGTCACTCAATCTCAG GCAAGATCCATCTTAATGCTTGCAAGAAAAGAATTGGAGGAAAGAGTGAGGACACCAACATCAACTGGGTCTTCAGTGGAGCCATGTTCACCAGCATTGCTTCAATCATCGtcacagcaacaacaatattataataataatttgcaTAGCCCCGGGAGTAGTCTTTCCATGAAAAGATCGCTGCAGAGGTTTCTCCAAAAGAGAAAGAACCGCCTTCAGGAAGCATCCCCCTACCATCACTAG
- the LOC112734766 gene encoding glycolate oxidase 1: protein MPSTMEITNVTEFEAIAKEKLPKMIYEYYASGAEDQWSLKENRNAFSRILFRPRILIDVSEIDLTTTVLGFKISMPIMVAPTAMQKMAHPEGEYATARASAAAGTIMTLSSWATSSVEEVASTGPGIRFFQLYVYKDRNIVIQLVRRAERAGFKAIALTVDTPLLGRREADIKNRFTLPSHLTLKNFEGLNLGKLDKTSDSGLAAYVAGQVDRSLNWKDVKWLQTITSLPILVKGVLTAEDTRIAIQSGAAGIIVSNHGARQLDYVPATIMALEEVVKAAQGKVPVFLDGGVRRGTDVFKALALGASGVFIGRPVVFSLAADGEAGIRKALQMLRDEFELTMALSGCRSLKEITRDHVMTEWDRPRVAPRL, encoded by the exons ATGCCTAGTACAATGGAGATAACTAATGTTACCGAGTTCGAGGCAATTGCAAAGGAGAAACTGCCCAAGATGATTTATGAATACTATGCATCAGGGGCAGAGGATCaatggtccttgaaagagaaccGAAATGCTTTCTCAAGGATTTT gtTCCGACCACGTATTCTGATTGATGTAAGCGAGATCGACTTGACAACAACAGTATTGGGTTTCAAAATATCAATGCCTATCATGGTTGCCCCTACTGCCATGCAAAAGATGGCTCACCCTGAAG GAGAATATGCTACCGCTAGAGCTTCAGCAGCAGCTGGCACAATCATG ACTCTATCCTCATGGGCTACTTCCAGTGTTGAGGAGGTTGCTTCAACAGGACCCGGCATACGTTTTTTCCAACTCTAT GTGTATAAAGACAGAAATATTGTTATACAGCTTGTGAGAAGAGCTGAAAGGGCTGGTTTCAAGGCCATTGCCCTGACTGTGGACACTCCCCTTCTTGGTCGAAGGGAGGCTGATATCAAGAACAG ATTTACTTTACCATCACACCTAACACTCAAGAATTTTGAAGGATTAAACCTTGGAAAGCTAGATAAG ACTAGCGACTCCGGTCTAGCTGCATATGTTGCGGGCCAGGTTGATCGGTCTCTCAACTGGAAG GATGTGAAGTGGCTGCAAACAATCACCTCATTGCCAATTCTTGTGAAGGGTGTACTCACTGCCGAAGATA CAAGGATAGCTATACAAAGTGGAGCTGCTGGGATCATTGTTTCCAATCACGGAGCACGCCAACTTGACTATGTccctgcaactattatggctttggAAGAG GTTGTGAAAGCTGCACAAGGAAAAGTTCCTGTTTTTCTGGATGGTGGAGTCCGCCGAGGGACAGATGTTTTTAAAGCACTAGCTCTTGGAGCATCCGGTGTATTC ATTGGAAGGCCTGTGGTGTTCTCTTTGGCTGCTGATGGTGAGGCTGGCATAAGAAAAGCACTTCAGATGCTTCGAGATGAGTTTGAACTAACCATGGCGCTGAGTGGTTGCCGTTCGCTCAAGGAGATAACACGCGACCATGTCATGACAGAGTGGGATCGCCCAAGAGTTGCTCCCAGGCTATGA